In Persicimonas caeni, a single window of DNA contains:
- a CDS encoding transposase has protein sequence MKNYFDYSGPQRFRRGESLPHLEVDGGIYFVTICLQDSIPKKQLARFKAEREEELERLKKQKKLTSKTRQLVDDGYFEKVDGVLDQGHGSMLLQRDDVAQIVADAFEYFHRDRYDLDMWSIMGSHAHLTLQTRRGHWLSDIMHSWKSFTGNEINKLVGREGKLWQADFYDRLLRSEEELAEKRKYVWRNPEAAGFKEWKWRRQYPDRWSKDEEKAS, from the coding sequence GTGAAAAACTACTTCGACTACTCAGGCCCGCAACGCTTCCGTCGCGGGGAGTCGCTTCCGCACCTCGAGGTCGATGGCGGGATCTACTTCGTGACCATTTGCCTCCAGGATTCCATCCCCAAAAAACAACTCGCCCGCTTCAAAGCAGAGCGTGAAGAAGAGCTGGAGCGTCTCAAAAAGCAGAAGAAACTCACCAGCAAGACTCGCCAACTGGTCGACGATGGATACTTCGAGAAGGTCGACGGAGTCCTCGACCAGGGCCACGGATCGATGCTACTGCAGCGCGACGATGTAGCGCAGATCGTCGCCGACGCCTTCGAGTACTTCCACCGCGACCGCTACGACCTCGACATGTGGTCGATTATGGGTTCGCACGCCCATCTGACGCTCCAAACGCGCCGCGGGCATTGGTTGTCCGACATCATGCACTCGTGGAAGTCCTTCACCGGCAACGAGATCAACAAGCTCGTCGGGCGGGAAGGCAAGCTCTGGCAGGCGGACTTCTACGACCGACTGCTTCGGTCGGAAGAAGAGCTGGCCGAGAAGCGCAAGTATGTTTGGAGGAACCCGGAGGCCGCGGGGTTTAAGGAGTGGAAATGGCGCAGACAATACCCCGACCGGTGGTCCAAAGACGAGGAGAAAGCCAGCTAG
- a CDS encoding MBL fold metallo-hydrolase, translated as MSFQILMNGVGNAFSREHYGTNFLLQKDDFLLAVDCPDSYRNALQDHAFEHKGEEVDVDTIDAIVITHLHGDHVNGLEMTLAYRRYVSGGKMKIYTSPEAGERLWDGRLAVSLGRSYNGETYDDLTPDDYYDLDIIEWGEPHKIGPFEITTRCTTHHLPTMAMRISDGEHTLGYSCDTAYDPELIEWLGDADFIMHETSFGPGHTPLDKLMGLPEELRQKMLVVHLPEGFQPIDELDFAQQGQTYTVG; from the coding sequence ATGAGTTTTCAGATTTTGATGAATGGCGTCGGAAACGCCTTTTCTCGCGAGCACTACGGGACGAATTTCTTGCTGCAGAAGGATGACTTTCTGCTCGCGGTCGACTGTCCCGATAGCTACCGCAACGCGCTGCAAGACCACGCGTTCGAGCATAAGGGAGAGGAGGTCGACGTCGACACGATCGACGCAATCGTGATCACGCACCTGCACGGCGACCACGTCAATGGCCTCGAGATGACGCTGGCCTACCGGCGCTACGTCAGCGGCGGAAAGATGAAGATCTACACCTCGCCAGAGGCCGGCGAGCGGCTGTGGGACGGACGCCTGGCCGTGTCGTTGGGACGGTCGTACAACGGGGAGACCTACGACGATCTCACCCCCGACGATTACTACGACCTCGACATCATCGAGTGGGGCGAACCGCACAAGATCGGCCCGTTCGAGATCACCACACGGTGCACGACGCACCACCTGCCCACGATGGCGATGCGCATCAGCGACGGCGAGCACACGCTGGGTTATTCGTGTGATACGGCCTACGATCCCGAACTCATCGAGTGGCTGGGCGACGCCGACTTCATCATGCACGAGACGAGCTTCGGGCCGGGCCACACCCCGCTCGACAAGCTCATGGGCCTGCCCGAAGAGCTTCGCCAAAAGATGCTCGTCGTCCACCTCCCCGAGGGCTTCCAGCCCATCGATGAGCTCGACTTCGCCCAGCAGGGCCAGACGTACACCGTTGGATAA
- a CDS encoding DUF4397 domain-containing protein codes for MTRRLRLWPLVLAGALALGAVGCDDDDDDEQPVADVGVGDAGDDAGADVGDAEPVDADDDAEEDAFTGPSALLQVIHESPDPAAQVVDVYVNGNLFIDDFRYRTATAFEQVPADTDLTIALAPGTSDSFDDRIVELGPISLDDGGQFVAAVNGVLDPQNTPTTPANGDISLGLTLLEEARVESSDDGVDQATIFHSSPDTPPVDIVVDRTTTLLSGLNYAEFSNYVDIPNGIHTLDVTNPAREDRRIDSFQTPNLGGGQAFVIAASGFLNTDNSDRPEFALVAYPAEGGEGIELMQAGRVQVVHNSPDAAFDTVDVYIEGELVGDDLTYRQATAALSYPSGIAVDVAIAPSDSASDEDAIFVATPTLAAGATYAGIATGVSDPSQFEPNPGGEDIAFDVKFGVVREVSDSWDMVQLKAFHGVTDAPAIDVVTAAGKQTLVDDLNYGQFSEFFMVDPAPVGLQVTPADQSSVLAQVDVDLSVFEGEALTLVASGFLTPGDLDQTNGTDGPGFAILAIQADGSVTELKPSP; via the coding sequence ATGACGAGGCGACTGCGACTGTGGCCGCTGGTGCTGGCCGGAGCGCTGGCGCTGGGAGCAGTGGGCTGTGATGACGATGATGACGACGAGCAACCAGTCGCCGATGTAGGCGTGGGCGACGCTGGTGATGACGCAGGCGCCGACGTGGGCGATGCCGAGCCGGTGGACGCCGACGACGACGCCGAGGAGGACGCCTTCACCGGCCCGAGCGCCCTGCTGCAGGTGATCCACGAGTCGCCCGATCCGGCGGCGCAGGTCGTCGACGTCTACGTCAACGGCAACCTGTTCATCGACGATTTTCGCTACCGCACGGCCACCGCTTTCGAGCAGGTGCCTGCCGACACCGATCTGACGATCGCGCTGGCGCCGGGCACCAGCGACAGCTTCGACGACCGCATCGTCGAGCTCGGGCCGATCAGTCTCGACGATGGCGGCCAATTCGTCGCCGCGGTCAACGGGGTGCTCGATCCGCAGAACACGCCGACCACGCCGGCCAACGGCGACATCTCGCTGGGCCTGACGCTACTCGAGGAGGCACGCGTCGAGTCGAGTGACGACGGAGTCGACCAGGCCACGATCTTTCACAGCAGCCCCGACACCCCGCCGGTCGACATCGTCGTCGACCGCACTACCACGCTGTTGAGCGGGCTGAACTACGCCGAATTCTCCAACTACGTCGATATCCCCAACGGGATCCACACCCTCGATGTGACCAACCCGGCGCGCGAGGACCGGCGGATCGACTCGTTCCAGACGCCCAATCTGGGCGGCGGCCAGGCGTTCGTCATCGCCGCCTCGGGCTTTTTGAACACCGACAACAGCGATCGCCCCGAATTCGCGCTTGTGGCCTACCCCGCCGAGGGCGGCGAGGGCATCGAGCTGATGCAGGCCGGCCGCGTGCAGGTCGTCCACAACAGCCCCGATGCGGCGTTCGACACCGTCGACGTGTATATCGAAGGCGAGTTGGTGGGAGACGACCTGACCTATCGGCAGGCCACCGCGGCGTTGAGCTACCCGTCGGGCATCGCGGTCGACGTGGCGATCGCGCCGTCTGACAGTGCGTCGGATGAAGACGCCATCTTTGTGGCCACGCCCACCTTGGCCGCCGGGGCGACCTACGCCGGCATTGCCACGGGGGTGAGTGACCCGAGCCAGTTCGAGCCCAACCCGGGAGGCGAAGACATCGCCTTCGACGTCAAATTCGGGGTGGTGCGCGAGGTCTCCGACAGCTGGGACATGGTCCAGCTCAAGGCATTTCACGGGGTGACCGACGCCCCGGCCATCGATGTGGTCACCGCCGCCGGCAAGCAGACGCTGGTCGATGACCTCAACTACGGACAATTCAGTGAGTTTTTCATGGTCGACCCGGCTCCGGTCGGGTTGCAAGTCACCCCAGCCGATCAGTCGTCGGTGCTCGCCCAGGTCGATGTCGATCTGAGCGTCTTCGAAGGTGAGGCGTTGACGCTGGTCGCCTCCGGGTTCCTGACCCCCGGAGATCTCGACCAGACCAACGGCACCGATGGGCCGGGGTTTGCCATCTTGGCGATTCAAGCCGATGGCAGCGTCACGGAGCTCAAGCCGTCGCCGTGA